Genomic DNA from Dioscorea cayenensis subsp. rotundata cultivar TDr96_F1 chromosome 1, TDr96_F1_v2_PseudoChromosome.rev07_lg8_w22 25.fasta, whole genome shotgun sequence:
CGCCGCCGACGCCGAGAGCGAAACACTCGTGGAtgacctcctcctcctcctcgttgGATGGGCAACACCTGCCGAGGTTCCTTGAGGAGCAAGTATCCTGAAAGCATCTCCAATCCCTCCTGCCGATCAACGCCTGCAATCCCTCCTTCTGAATCCGGAGATCCCCCAAAGCTCCAGCTCGCCTCCACCGCCACCGTCGTTGCCGCCATGCGTTGTGGAGTGGAGACGCCATCAAGCTGCATCCTCGGCCACAAGACGACCAACATCAGGGACCTCTATACCCTCGGGCGGAAGTTAGGGCAAGGCCAGTTCGGCACCACGTACCTCTGCACGGAGATCGCCACCGGTGTTTGTTACGCCTGCAAGTCCATCTCCAAGCGGAAGCTCATCTCCAAAGAGGACTTCGACGATGTCCGGCGGGAGATCCAGATCATGCACCATTTGTCCGGGCACAAGAACGTCGTGAGTATCAAGGGGGCTTATGAGGACCCGCTCTATGTGCACATCGTGATGGAGCTCTGCTCCGGCGGGGAGTTGTTCGATAGAATTATTCAGAGAGGGCATTACAGCGAGCGGAAGGCGGCGGAGCTCACGAAGATCATTGTTGGGGTCGTGGAAGCCTGCCATTCGCTTGGGGTTATGCATAGAGATCTCAAGCCGGAGAATTTCTTGTTGGTTAACAAGGACGATGATTTGTCCCTTAAGGCCATTGATTTTGGGCTCTCTGTCTTTTTCAAACCTGGTAAGCAATGAACAATGCcctgtttgtttatttatttattttgttattttccatACTCGTAGTTATGTGCTTTTGTGATCTTGAGATTGGTGTTTTTGAAATGAAATAAGTAGTATTGTGGAATTATTCATCATTGAGTGAACCATTTAGTGTATTACTTTATAGTAGAgaatcattatttatatttgtcgTTTTAACTGATTTTTGTGAAATGGTTGATGATTACCTGCCAAAAACcatgtttttattcttgtagAACTATGCTCTTGTCTATTCCCAAGCACACTTGGTGCATTGGAGGGCTAAAATAATGTAGATTCTTGATTGCTTGATTGAAGCATTCCATGCACTTGATGACATAAGAGAAGCTTGATGGTTGTTGCTTTATATTTGGGAATCATTTGTATCTGTTCTACTCATATGAACTTTGTGAAATGATTGGTAGCTACCTCTGTGTATTTTGGTGCTTCAATAGTGGAGAATTCTTGATTCTCCCAGTTCCTCTTATGgaatcatttatcaatttaaagaGATAATTTGATTGAGTAGattagttttgaataatttgGTAACTATTATTCAGTTGTTATTGGATCTGTTCTTCATGCAACTTCAGGTCAGGTTTTCACAGATGTGGTTGGGAGTCCATACTATGTTGCTCCTGAGGTATTGCGCAAGAAATATGGGCCGGAAGCTGATGTTTGGACAGCTGGAGTCATCCTTTATATATTGTTGAGTGGAGTACCACCTTTTTGGGCTGGTATACCTTTTGGTTCACTGGCTCATGTGTCATTTGAGATTCCCACAATCCCTCAGTGATGTTCTCTTTTTTATTACAGAGACACAGCAGGGGATATTTGACGCTGTTCTGAAGGGTGTCCTTGATTTTGATTCAGACCCATGGCCTTTAATATCCGATAGTGCCAAGGACCTCATCCGAAAGATGCTTTGTCCTCGGCCTTGCGACCGCTTGAAGGCCCATGAAGTACTATgtaagtttgtttctttgatttattacattgcatcttcttctttcttgtaatttttaaaCATACTTTATATGCTGCATATGGATTGTTGAGTCATTTTCTTGTGTCACAGAAAAAGAATGGAGTGAGTAGCTGGCATCTATTAATTTTCTATGTTATCTTGAATAGTCTTCATGGGCAACTCAAGGTCATCTTTCCAATcagatagtttttttttttggaaatagatAGTGTAAAAGGAAAAAGCACCTGTGAGCAAAACTTCCATAATCCAATCAGTACAAGAGATAGTGTACTAGTCTGAACCATTCcattttcattgatcttttcaGCAATGTGTAAAAAAAGTCTTATCTTTTTAGAGTAGCATTCCTTTATCCTTGGTTTATTGGCGGGAGCTTCATTATGTGATCAAACTAGGCACATCAAAGTTTGAGAATGGTCAAATAACTTATTTGtacggttttttttttctcaggtCATCCTTGGATTTGTGAGAATGGAGTTGCTCCTGACAGAGCCCTTGATTCAGCTGTTCTGTCTCGTCTCAAACAGTTCTCAGCAATGAACAAGTTAAAGAAAATGGCATTGCGAGTAAGCTCTTTAAATCCACCAAAACACATCTCTTGGTAAAGATTCGATGTGTTGTATAGCCTTTCAACCTAAGAATGTTTATTCTGGGTTCTGGAATAAAGTTGCTTTAAATATGTCTCAGATAT
This window encodes:
- the LOC120260458 gene encoding calcium-dependent protein kinase 26-like; the encoded protein is MGNTCRGSLRSKYPESISNPSCRSTPAIPPSESGDPPKLQLASTATVVAAMRCGVETPSSCILGHKTTNIRDLYTLGRKLGQGQFGTTYLCTEIATGVCYACKSISKRKLISKEDFDDVRREIQIMHHLSGHKNVVSIKGAYEDPLYVHIVMELCSGGELFDRIIQRGHYSERKAAELTKIIVGVVEACHSLGVMHRDLKPENFLLVNKDDDLSLKAIDFGLSVFFKPGQVFTDVVGSPYYVAPEVLRKKYGPEADVWTAGVILYILLSGVPPFWAETQQGIFDAVLKGVLDFDSDPWPLISDSAKDLIRKMLCPRPCDRLKAHEVLCHPWICENGVAPDRALDSAVLSRLKQFSAMNKLKKMALRVIAESLSEEEIAGLKEMFQAMDTDNSGAITFDELKEGLRKYGSNLKESEIRDLMNAADVDKSGTIDYGEFIAATLHINKLEREEHLAAAFSYFDKDGSGYITVDELQQACKEQNMEDLSLEDIIKEVDQDNDGCIDYGEFVAMMRKGNVNMGIGRRTMRNALNLSIRDDRELAK